The genomic interval TTCAAGTTTAGCAGTCCACCATGGTAACTTAAAATGGTCTTTAGGTTTTAGTTTTGGGATGGACCTATTGCATGCATTTATGACATTTTCTACGTATTTACCAACTAATTCGTCTAAGtcctttttatttaatatttgtcTCACTTTGGTCTTATCTATGTCTGTCTCTTTTAATTGTTTATCGAGTTCTTTCTTAAAGATGGTCCATTTCGCTTTATTGGTAAAGTATTGTCTTGTAGTTAAAGTTTTGTTGTGTGTAGTTGGTTTTTCTAattgtaaattgaatttaattgtATTGTGGTCAGAGCTGGTGAAGCCCTGATCCACTGTCCAACCGTCGACTTTACCCAGAAGGTCGACACTGCACGTTGTAATGTCGACCCTGCTgctatatattttgttgttcctgACAGTTAAGAATGTGGGCTCGCTCCCGTCGTTCAATATTTGCAGGTCAAGCTCGTCTAAGAAAGAAGCCAGCTCTGCTCCCCTATGGTTCTCTTCCGAGCTACCCCACCAGGTGCTCCAGGCGTTGACGTCTCCGCCAAAGATAATGTTACTTGACCCTTTTTTGGTGATTATCTTGCGTAAGTGCTCCAAGTAAGGTTCGAGGGGTTGGTCTTCTTCGAGGTAGGCCGATATAAGGTTAACTACACGATCTTTGGTCTTGATGGCAACGTAGGCGATGTTTTCTGTCGTCAGGAATGGGTCTTCGTGGATTTCCCAGTTCTGGTTATGCACCAAGATCGCTGCCTTTACCGGCTTACCTCGATCTTTTGTTTTTTGAATAACTCTAGTTCCTGAATACTGGCCCACTATCCCCTCGGCCCCCACATAGGGTTCTTGTATTAGGGAGACGTCAACCCCACTGTCTCTGGCTCCTTTCAGCAGCTCCTGGGTAGCTAGCTTCTTCCTTTGCAGGTTCGCCTGTATTACCGTTATCCCATTGACCACTTTAGCAGTATGAGACACTAGAGCGAGCTATAGTGTCCCATTTTTTCCTGATGGGGCACTCTAGATCGAATGCGCTGTGTTCCGTCCTCTCCAGCTTCGCTATGTGGCAGTTTCTGCAACAGGCCACGTCGCCGACGGTCCACGAGGGGCAGGTCGAACGGAGGTGCGGCCCAGCACAGTGACTGCACCTGTCCTCTGCTTCTTTGCACAGGCGGCGGCTGTGGCCGAAGCCGAGGCACCGCGTGCACTGGACCAGAGGAGACTGGTCGAGGACGAAGCACCGCTGGAGGTCTATGTGCACCCTTCCCTGACTTGTCAATCTCTGCCATACTTTGGGTGATACTTGCATCACCATGTGACACTCGTGGGGATTCCTGGCAGGCCTGCGGTATTTCGGGACTACCCGGTACTCGCTATCGGGAATGCCCACGAGCGCATCTGCATTCTGGGTTTTTATTGAGGCTACCACCTCGTCGTCGGTGTTGTACGACAGCATGTTCTTGATGACGATAAGAGGGTCCTTGTTTTTAGCCTCGTTAATCTGTAGGCAGTCATCCACTTTCAGCTTGTCGGTCAAGCGGGTTAGTGAGTCTTTGGATTCGCAGCTTATTACTACCTTTTGGTTTCTGGCTTTGCGGATCCTTTCCACCCTGACTCCACTAgctctcgcgtctgcggcaccTCGGATTCTCTTGAGTACATCGTCGCTCGTGTCTTTCTCGTCCTTCGAGGATACGATAATCGAGTGATTTGGTTAGGTATTGACTTAGGCTTCGGGCCCGCTGCAACCTCGGCGTATGTCACACTTCTCCTACTCTCTTCGACAACAGCCGCTAGCTGGCTGCTGGCTTCATTGAGCCGTTTGGTAATTTCCATGGCCAGAGGGAGCGGCTGCTGTTGACTGGTCTTGGAGAGTGCATCCAGTACGTCGAAGTTCACGATCTGACGCAGTGATTTTACCTCGCTTAGCACCTCCGCGATAGGGGCTCTTATGTCCACTGCTTTGACGCCCTCCACGAGCTCTTCCAGTCGTGCGGTCTGCTGTTTTTCTAGGCTCAATGCCTGAGACGTCGCCTGGGAGCGGGCCCGCTCCAGCTGCAACTGCAGAGTCTGTCGGGACTCACTGAGCCGCAGAACTATTTCATATAGTCCTGCGAGGTTCTCCAGAACCTTCTCCTTGATGGAGGTTTTTAGATTCCCCGACTGTTCCATTTGTTCCTTCGCTTCCTGAAGAAGGCGGTTCGCTGCAGCTGGAAGGGTCGAAAGAGCGGCCTGTGTAGGCTCGCCAGACGACGCCCTACTAGACACACTCGGGGTCGGTGACGACTGGCTGGAGGTCTTTGATGCGGGGGCTTCGCCACCTGAAGGCTTGGGGGCTTCGCTGCCCGAAGGCTTAGGGTCTTCGGCGCTAACCGAGCGAAGAAGCACTTTCCTTCCTAAGGGCACGgttttctttgattttgcgcCTGGCGCGTTGCCCGACATGGCGTCTGAGATATAAAAATCAGATTTAATGTGAGTTTTTAGTGATTCCTAAGTCGGTGTTTTAGTGTAGAGAGCCGTGAGTAAATAAAATGGGCCCTCTGTACTGCCAGACACAGGACTGCAAAATCAGAATTTCGAATTTCCCAGTCCCAAATTCCGCGGCTCTCACGTCGGTACTGCTGGTTACCACCTCAGTAACTAGGATAGGGTGGGTGGGAGGCcttttttccgcgttttccgcgcgaaaattgtcggaaaagcggtcaggcgcacggtcctcacgcgcgggcaccgtccgagtcggaaaagaccggaaaactacgaaaatttggggtataaatttttgccgaaaaaattttgtaagtgaaaatttttttgaaaattttaattttggattttctttcgcaggacgctggggccggtggaagcaacgccctgagagattttcacgtgaaaattcgaaagaaccgggacaacgacgcaggatttatgcagtttctttaagcaaatctatgaattttgtatgagaaattccactctagctatatcagctcggtacagatgtctatgctgtgatcggcgcacgattttccgcgttttccgcgcgaaaattgtcggaaagcggtcaggcgcacggtcctcacgcgcgggcaccgtccgagtcggaaaaagACCGgaaaaactacgaaaatttggggtataaattttgccgaaaaattttgtaagtgaaaattttttgaaaattttaattttggattttctttcgcaggacgctggggcccgggtggaaagcaacgccctgagagattttcacgtgaaattcgaagaaccgggcaacgacgcaggatttatgcagtttctttaagcaaatctatgaattttgtatgagaaattccacttagctatatcagctcggtacagatgtctatgctgtgatcggcgcacgatttttccgcgttttcggcgggaaaattgtcggaaaacgcggtcaggcgcacggtcctcacgcgcgggcaccgtccgagtcggaaaagaccggaaaactacgaaaatttggggtataaattttgccgaaaaattttgtaagtgaaaattttttgaaaattttaattttggattttctttcgcaggacgctggggccggtggaaagcaacgcccctgagagattttcacgtgaaaattcgaagaaccgggacaacgacgcaggatttatgcagtttctttaagcaaatctatgaatggttaggttaggttaggttaggttaggttaggttaggttaggttaggttaggttaggttaggttaggttaggttaggttaggttaggttaggttaggttaggttaggttaggttaggttaggttaggttaggttaggttaggttagggttaggttaggttaggttaggttaggttaggttaggttaggttaggttggttaggtaggttaggttaggttagggttaggttaggtaggttaggttaggttaggttaggttaggtaggttaggttaggttaggttaggttaggttaggttaggttaggttaggttaggttaggttaggttaggttaggttaggttagtaggttaggttaggttaggttaggttaggttaggttaggttagttaggttaggttaggttaggttaggttaggttaggttaggttaggttaggttaggttaggttaggttaggttaggttaggttaggttaggttaggttaggttaggttttttttttttttttttttttttttatccataGATTGCTCTATTTTACCTCTGACGTGGAGATCAGAGTCTTTGGTATTacgtttgaattattttttaaatgaaataaaatctaagattttatttccatttatatatttaatattttatgtttaatatttatttttatatattatttctattgttgGTCTTTTTACTTCATGTTATTATAA from Maniola hyperantus chromosome 4, iAphHyp1.2, whole genome shotgun sequence carries:
- the LOC138404773 gene encoding uncharacterized protein; amino-acid sequence: MSGNAPGAKSKKTVPLGRKVLLRSVSAEDPKPSGSEAPKPSGGEAPASKTSSQSSPTPSVSSRASSGEPTQAALSTLPAAANRLLQEAKEQMEQSGNLKTSIKEKVLENLAGLYEIVLRLSESRQTLQLQLERARSQATSQALSLEKQQTARLEELVEGVKAVDIRAPIAEVLSEVKSLRQIVNFDVLDALSKTSQQQPLPLAMEITKRLNEASSQLAAVVEESRRSVTYAEDEKDTSDDVLKRIRGAADARASGVRVERIRKARNQKVVISCESKDSLTRLTDKLKVDDCLQINEAKNKDPLIVIKNMLSYNTDDEVVASIKTQNADALVGIPDSEYRVVPKYRRPARNPHECHMVMQVSPKVWQRLTSQGRVHIDLQRCFVLDQSPLVQCTRCLGFGHSRRLCKEAEDRCSHCAGPHLRSTCPSWTVGDVACCRNCHIAKLERTEHSAFDLECPIRKKWDTIARSSANLQRKKLATQELLKGARDSGVDVSLIQEPYVGAEGIVGQYSGTRVIQKTKDRGKPVKAAILVHNQNWEIHEDPFLTTENIAYVAIKTKDRVVNLISAYLEEDQPLEPYLEHLRKIITKKGSSNIIFGGDVNAWSTWWGSSEENHRGAELASFLDELDLQILNDGSEPTFLTVRNNKIYSSRVDITTCSVDLLGKVDGWTVDQGFTSSDHNTIKFNLQLEKPTTHNKTLTTRQYFTNKAKWTIFKKELDKQLKETDIDKTKVRQILNKKDLDELVGKYVENVINACNRSIPKLKPKDHFKLPWWTAKLELLKREVTTKKKENQMRCSLPSCTCCKRLRRNKTNIRRGSKARTNHQLEAVLHQTGSESLWDGVYRVIRSTQRRTDDKPMVKDGVALSPADSAEYITSTFFPDDNVLEDTPKHTEIRGRTSIQNDGGIDDPYFTETELQHAVNSFNPKRLRVRTGSRQISAPPP